The following coding sequences lie in one Spinacia oleracea cultivar Varoflay chromosome 1, BTI_SOV_V1, whole genome shotgun sequence genomic window:
- the LOC110803018 gene encoding E3 ubiquitin-protein ligase SPL2-like, with amino-acid sequence MLTLSAISSAALAFWASEQKAKIKETNAMVDTLNATFEYPMSCLGSLLTSLPHQDVKKLVFIRGVILPTSFANIGGLDKVSSSSSSSPNQGVGSAINILRSPKTGQHAVVVEKTTTHVYNETSTNLMGDNKKQEGTKIVSKARKQVPFIIADHISVPCNEYVVINLEGADVEVPLQKVSYDKKHIFTHNHNGRELQVDEVTEEEILPVGTVVTAVGIFSSENGIPTIKPFQDLPYFLTSKTKNEMIAEVSAKFKNLRDTSDSLSRWSVGCAFFAFGVYLTRLAQS; translated from the exons ATGTTAACACTATCTGCCATCTCCTCGGCTGCCCTGGCCTTTTGGGCATCAGAACAAAAGGCTAAGATCAAGGAAACCAATGCCATGGTCGACACCCTTAATGCCACATTTGAATATCCCATGTCCTGTTTAGGGTCACTCTTAACCAGTCTTCCCCACCAAGATGTGAAAAAACTCGTCTTTATTCGCGGTGTTATTTTGCCAACATCTTTTGCCAATATTGGTGGTCTTGACAAGGTCTCATCGTCGTCGTCGTCGTCGCCTAATCAAGGTGTTGGGTCAGCAATCAATATACTCCGCTCTCCTAAGACCGGTCAGCATGCTGTTGTAGTTGAAAAAACTACCACG CACGTATACAATGAAACATCTACCAACTTGATGGGCGACAACAAGAAACAAGAGGGAACTAAAATTGTCTCCAAGGCACGGAAACAG GTTCCCTTTATTATTGCGGATCACATTTCAGTACCATGCAACGAATACGTGGTAATCAACTTAGAGGGTGCAGATGTTGAAGTTCCTCTACAGAAAGTCTCTTATGATAAGAAACATATTTTTACTCACAATCACAAT GGGCGTGAATTACAAGTTGATGAGGTTACTGAAGAAGAAATCCTTCCAGTGGGTACAGTTGTTACTGCTGTTGGCATCTTTAGCTCTGAAAATGGGATTCCAACTATCAAGCCCTTTCAAGATCTTCCCTATTTCCt AACATCCAAGACCAAGAATGAGATGATTGCTGAAGTATCTGCTAAGTTCAAGAATTTAAGAGATACGTCTGATTCACTGTCGCGCTGGTCAGTTGGTTGTGCCTTCTTTGCCTTTGGTGTTTATTTAACACGCCTCGCACAATCTTAA
- the LOC110803929 gene encoding E3 ubiquitin-protein ligase SPL2 — MSAGDQAAVAIAAQLLLAGDGACLGLALGYVAVRSLTKFAATSSALRKIGDAPSVQVSDLRFLIKEDSGGGDEGERNSEVLVVVRGLVASKSAVKGSWKSLWPDVLVSHESGDRGVVLQRSQKCIYNEWRGFFGWYPDLRAVLSKAWREQGTTSTRTVPFVLVDGRQQTQSEYVVVDLDGSNHPLPLTTIYQHMQPIEASPYTFLQALFGHEYPVGVLDEEKILPLGKEVTAVGICSSKSGALEIKSCRDLPCFLSELSKDQILVQLSFRTKILLWSGIFIGSVSIGILGYAIVRNWNKWKQWRVQRRAEQQNHPAAAESDNSSPESEVEDVDEDVGDVPDGQLCVICLMRRRRSAFVPCGHLVCCRRCAFSVERDLAPKCPVCRQSIRGSVRIYDA; from the exons ATGTCGGCGGGGGACCAAGCGGCGGTTGCGATTGCGGCGCAGTTACTTCTAGCCGGCGACGGCGCATGTCTAGGATTAGCCCTTGGCTACGTCGCAGTCCGAAGCCTTACAAAATTTGCCGCCACGTCGTCGGCGCTTCGGAAAATTGGCGACGCGCCTTCCGTGCAAGTTTCCGATCTACGGTTCTTAATAAAGGAAGATTCCGGTGGTGgagatgaaggagagagaaattcgGAGGTTTTAGTGGTTGTGCGAGGTTTGGTGGCGTCGAAATCGGCGGTGAAAGGAAGTTGGAAGAGTTTGTGGCCTGATGTACTTGTTTCTCACGAATCTGGTGATCGTGGTGTTGTTCTTCAGCGATCTCAGAAG TGTATATACAATGAATGGAGAGGATTTTTTGGATGGTATCCAGATCTACGTGCAGTCTTGTCCAAAGCCTGGAGAGAACAGGGTACTACCTCCACTAGAACG GTCCCTTTTGTTCTTGTTGATGGTCGTCAACAGACACAATCTGAATATGTCGTGGTTGACTTGGATGGTTCAAATCATCCACTACCTCTGACAACGATCTACCAGCATATGCAACCAATTGAAGCCTCTCCTTATACTTTTCTTCAGGCACTTTTTGGGCATGAATACCCT GTTGGCGTGCTTGACGAAGAGAAAATTCTTCCGCTGGGAAAGGAGGTCACAGCAGTTGGCATCTGTTCTTCAAAAAGTGGGGCTCTTGAGATAAAGTCATGCAGAGATCTTCCTTGCTTTCT GTCTGAGTTGTCCAAAGATCAGATATTAGTTCAACTCTCTTTCAGGACGAAGATCTTACTCTGGAGCGGTATTTTTATTGGTTCAGTGTCGATCGGCATACTTGGTTATGCAATTGTTAG GAACTGGAATAAGTGGAAACAATGGCGGGTGCAAAGGAGGGCAGAGCAACAAAACCATCCCGCAGCTGCTGAAAGTGACAACAGCAGTCCCGAGTCTGAAGTTGAAGACGTTGATGAAGATGTGGGTGATGTTCCTGATGGACAGTTGTGTGTAATCTGCCTTATGAGGAGACGACGGTCTGCATTTGTACCGTGTGGACACCTGGTTTGTTGTAGAAGGTGCGCGTTTTCTGTTGAAAGAGATTTAGCACCGAAATGTCCTGTTTGCCGGCAGTCTATTCGTGGTTCTGTCAGGATCTATGATGCTTGA
- the LOC110802848 gene encoding uncharacterized protein produces the protein MVYAKVFRRYFFNLLMTINKIITNVTKLNLPPIFVPIAHFLLSLYYKYCGLSPCTVDLDDQTTMHFWISNHKRHGRPNLVLIHGCGGDARWQFLPQIGSLSKSFNIYMPDLLFFGESYTKNKDRTPRYQAKCIMEGLKKGFGVKKCTVYSISYGGWVGYSMAEMYPCVVEMNVIVSCGVGTTVDQKQDQLIRVGKQLEEVLEVVVPKDPDAIRLLVQKAVYKYDLTKWAPNFILWEFIKTIENKNRKEKEELMKCVMFEDADSKISALSQETLLVWGDQDYFFPKEIGHQLQRKLGPKSRLMIIKETGHAINIDSPKELNELIKSFVFGQLDR, from the exons ATGGTGTATGCAAAGGTATTTCGTAGATATTTCTTCAATTTACTTATGACTATCAATAAAATTATCACAAACGTAACAAAGTTAAACCTACCACCTATATTTGTCCCAATAGCTCATTTCTTACTCTCCTTGTACTACAAATATTGTGGTCTCTCTCCATGCACCGTTGATTTGGATGATCAAACTACCATGCATTTTTGGATCTCTAACCATAAGCGCCATGGTCGACCTAACCTAGTCCTCATCCATGGTTGTGGTGGAGATGCGCGCTGGCAATTCCTCCCCCAG ATAGGATCACTATCGAAATCATTCAACATATACATGCCAGATTTACTATTCTTTGGAGAATCATACACCAAAAACAAAGACCGTACGCCTCGTTATCAAGCCAAGTGTATAATGGAAGGGCTAAAGAAGGGATTTGGTGTTAAGAAGTGCACAGTTTACTCAATCAGCTATGGAGGGTGGGTAGGCTATTCAATGGCTGAGATGTACCCTTGTGTAGTGGAGATGAACGTGATCGTTAGCTGCGGTGTAGGAACAACCGTAGATCAGAAGCAGGATCAGTTAATTAGGGTAGGGAAGCAACTAGAGGAGGTGCTTGAAGTGGTTGTACCAAAGGATCCTGATGCTATTAGATTGTTGGTACAAAAAGCTGTTTACAAGTATGATCTTACAAAATGGGCTCCTAATTTTATACTTTGGGAGTTTATCAAG acaATTGAGAATAAGAACAGGAAGGAAAAAGAAGAGCTTATGAAATGTGTAATGTTTGAAGATGCAGATTCCAAGATTTCTGCTTTGTCACAG GAAACACTTCTAGTATGGGGCGATCAGGACTATTTCTTCCCAAAAGAGATAGGCCATCAACTTCAAAG GAAATTGGGGCCTAAATCAAGGTTAATGATAATTAAGGAGACCGGGCATGCAATAAACATTGATTCACCCAAGGAGCTTAATGAGTTGATCAAATCATTTGTATTTGGTCAACTAGATAGATAG
- the LOC110803937 gene encoding probable GTP diphosphokinase RSH2, chloroplastic, whose amino-acid sequence MAVSTIALYASPPSGICSTPHPSINSHSSYDFDLNGRSPSTSSQSSSSTSQRPIIGGLSHLLKHSPTSVNEEFQKVGLDDHHYHQYGSLSSSFRYSNCSPLSSSLKRDLQSPVSVFQGPVSVSGSSSYNTVASGSYSGSFRVNNTTNGLLNGFVRNSLGSCLDRDVEELTFNMEEQFVFGGSVAELLASAQNRHKIFYEDFVIKAFYEAEKAHRGQVRASGHLYLHHCVETAVLLATVGANSTVVAAGLLHDTIDDSMVTYDYILSIFGSGVADLVHGVSKLSHLSKLARENNIANKTIEADRLHTMFLAMADARAVLIKLADRLHNMMTLDALPSHKQQRFAKETLEIFAPLANRLGISTWKEKLEDLCFKHLYPNQHDELSSKRMNSFDQAMIKSATEKLEEALKDEDISYHDLSGRHKSLYSIHRKMSKKKLTVDQIHDIHGLRLIVENEDECFRALKVVHQLWPEVPGKFKDYIHCPKCNGYKSLHTVVLGEGMVPIEVQIRTREMHLQAEYGFAAHWRYKEGDSQHSSFVLQMVEWARWVVNWQCETMNKDRPSMDYADSLKPPCKFPTHAEGCPYSYNAQSNQDGPVFVILIENDKMSVREFPTNSTMMDLLEMTGHGSPRWRSYGFPVKEELRPRLNHHPVSDPTCKLKMGDVIELTPAIPDKSLVEYREEIQRMYNRGVSVSPKPASAVTNASVVGWSS is encoded by the exons ATGGCGGTTTCAACAATTGCGCTGTATGCAAGTCCACCGAGTGGCATATGTTCTACACCGCATCCTTCAATCAATTCTCACTCTTCCTATGATTTCGATCTTAACGGAAGATCTCCATCCACGAGCTCGCAATCGTCATCATCAACCTCTCAAAGGCCGATAATCGGCGGTTTATCGCATCTTCTTAAACACTCTCCCACGTCGGTAAATGAGGAGTTTCAGAAAGTAGGGTTGGAtgatcatcattatcatcaatACGGCAGTTTGAGCAGCTCATTTCGGTATTCGAATTGCTCGCCGTTGAGTTCTTCGTTGAAGCGAGATCTTCAAAGTCCCGTTTCGGTGTTTCAGGGCCCGGTTTCGGTTTCGGGTTCCAGTAGCTATAATACCGTAGCTTCAGGATCATATTCGGGTTCATTTCGGGTAAATAATACTACGAATGGGTTGTTAAATGGGTTTGTGAGGAATTCTTTGGGGTCGTGTTTGGATCGTGATGTGGAGGAGCTTACGTTTAATATGGAGGAGCAATTTGTGTTTGGTGGTAGTGTTGCGGAATTGTTGGCAAGTGCTCAAAACAGGCATAAGATTTTCTATGAAGATTTTGTGATCAAGGCGTTTTATGAGGCTGAAAAGGCTCATAGAGGGCAG GTGAGAGCAAGTGGGCATCTATACTTGCATCACTGTGTGGAAACCGCTGTGCTTTTGGCTACCGTAGGAGCAAATTCGACCGTCGTAGCTGCTGGGTTATTGCATGATACCATTGATGATTCGATGGTTACATATGACTACATCCTAAGCATTTTTGGATCTGGGGTGGCTGATCTAGTTCATGGG GTGTCAAAACTAAGCCATTTGAGCAAGCTTGCACGTGAAAATAATATAGCAAATAAAACCATAGAAGCTGATCGGCTGCATACAATGTTTCTTGCTATGGCAGATGCCAGGGCAGTCTTAATTAAATTGGCAGATCGATTGCATAATATGATGACACTCGATGCATTACCCTCTCATAAACAGCAGAGGTTTGCGAAGGAAACGTTGGAGATATTTGCACCACTGGCTAACAGGCTTGGTATctctacttggaaagaaaaATTAGAGGACTTGTGTTTCAAGCATCTTTACCCAAATCAACATGATGAATTGTCTTCCAAGCGTATGAACTCATTTGATCAAGCAATGATCAAATCAGCAACCGAGAAACTTGAAGAAGCTCTTAAGGATGAAGATATATCTTACCATGACTTGTCTGGTCGTCACAAAAGCTTATACAGCATTCATCGCAAAATGTCGAA GAAGAAGCTCACAGTTGACCAGATTCATGATATTCACGGGCTGCGATTGATTGTTGAGAATGAGGATGAATGTTTCAGAGCACTTAAGGTTGTTCATCAGTTGTGGCCTGAAGTGCCTGGAAAGTTCAAAGACTATATTCATTGTCCAAAATGCAATGG ATACAAATCCCTTCATACTGTTGTGCTCGGTGAAGGAATGGTTCCAATTGAAGTTCAAATACGGACTAGGGAAATGCATCTACAAGCAGAGTATGGATTTGCTGCACATTGGAGGTATAAGGAGGGTGATTCTCAGCACTCTTCTTTTGTGCTTCAAATGGTGGAGTGGGCTAGATGGGTGGTCAATTGGCAGTGTGAGACAATGAACAAAGACCGACCATCAATGGACTATGCTGATTCCCTCAAGCCTCCATGTAAATTCCCAACTCACGCTGAAGGTTGTCCATATTCCTACAATGCTCAGTCTAATCAAGACGGACCTGTATTTGTCATCTTGATAGAGAATGACAAG ATGTCTGTTCGGGAGTTCCCCACAAACTCCACCATGATGGATCTGTTAGAAATGACAGGCCATGGTAGCCCCCGTTGGAGGTCTTATGGCTTCCCCGTGAAGGAAGAGTTGAGGCCTCGGCTGAACCATCATCCCGTGAGTGACCCAACTTGCAAACTGAAGATGGGAGACGTGATTGAGCTAACTCCAGCCATTCCCGACAAGTCTCTAGTTGAGTACAGAGAAGAGATTCAACGCATGTACAATCGGGGTGTGTCGGTGTCCCCCAAACCCGCCTCTGCTGTCACAAATGCCAGTGTGGTTGGCTGGAGTAGTTGA